Within the Vagococcus carniphilus genome, the region TCATGTTGTACTTCGAATAATTCTTGTAATTTAGTCCAAAGTTTTTCAGTACTTTCAGCAGCTGGTTCTAAGAAACTATCGTCACCTTTGTATTCAGTGTAGTTATGTTGAATAAAATCTCTAACATCCACACTTGTACGCCATTTGTCGCCTTTAAATCCATCCCAATGTCCCATATTGAGAAGCCTCCTCTAAATTTGTTTGTTTTTAATTTTTAAGTTTTAATTTGTTTAACATGCTCATTATAACACATAAACAAAACTGCGCAAGTGTTATAGTGAAAAAAAGAGTTAATTTTACCTTAAACTTCATAAAAGTTTCAAAAACGCCTTTAATACGGGCTTTTTAAAGTGTTTTTTTATTGTTCATTCTGTATCATAAGGTTTTTATTCTGTACTATAACAGGAGTATTTCTCATCATGTGATATATAACAGAAAAAAAGGAATATCTCATAAAAGATACTCCTTTTCACATACATTAGTTATTCAATTATTTCAACTGAAACAGATTCAACTGCTCCATCTACCTTCTCATCTATGACAAATGAGCCGTTAGATTGTCTATCATTTGTTGGTAACTCATTAAAATCGACTCTATATACATTATTGGATGTTGTTTCAATATCAATCATTTGATTTTCACAATTTTTAATAGCAGCTGCAACACGATGTGGGTTACTCTTAAGTTCCCTTAAAACCATCAAACCACGTTTAGCTCTACCTAATTTGCTTAACTCATTTACTCTCATCTTTTTAACAGATCCGCGTTGAGTAATAATTGTAATTGATGCATCTTCATTTCTATTTAATAAAACGGCACTAACAACATAATCAGTATTTTTCAAGTTAATAGCTTTCACGCCTGAAGCTTTAGCTCCTACAACAGGTACTTCTTCTAAATCATAAAAGAGTCCAAATGCCATATTAGTTACAAGTAAGATATCTTTATTTTGTGTTCCATCAATCAATTCTGCAGAGACAATTTCATCTGTGTCTGTTTTTAATTTAATACAAGCAGTTGGTCTACTCTTATAAGTACGCCAAACATTAAAATCACTTATTAACGTGCGTTTAATCATGCCCTCTTTTGTAACAAAAACAAACTGTTTGTTCTCATCTATTTCACTGTACGGGAAAACACCAATCATTTTTTCATTAGCTTCTAAAGTTGTAATACTTAATGAGAAATGCTCACCAACATCTTTCCATTTTTTATCTGTTAATTCATGAACAGGTCGGTAAATCATATTTCCTTTATTTGTTACAATCAACAGGTGATCATGAGTATTCAACTGACCGCTGAATAGTAAACTATCTGTTTCTTTCATCTCAATAGCATCATCTTTTGAAGCACTGTATGATCTTAAACTACTACGTTTAATGTATCCTTCTTTTGTAATACTAACCATGACTTCTTCTTGAGGGATTAACACAGCAGTTTCTATGGTAATTTCTTCGATTTCTTCTTCCAATTTTGTTAATCGAGGTGATTTATATTGCTTTTTCACTTCTCTTAACTCAGTTTTTAAAACATTTAACAATTCTTTTTCATTACTTAAAATAAGGGTTAATTTTTCAATTAACTCAGATAATTCCTTATTCTCTTTTTCAAGAGCTGTAATATCAGTATTAGTTAAACGGTATAATTGAAGAGAAACAATTGCTTCTGCTTGTTCTTCTGTAAAGGCATATTCTTTCACTAAATTCATTTTAGCATCTTTTTTGTCTTTACTACCTCGGATAGTTGCAATCACTTGGTCTAGAATGGATAAAGCTTTAATCAATCCGCCGACGATGTGTTGACGATTTTTAGCTTTTTTAAGCTCAAATTCACTACGCTTTTTAATCACATCACGACGATGTTCTACATAAGCTCCTAAAATAGCCTTAAGGCCTACTTGCTCTGGTCTTAGATTATGAATAGCTACCATATTAAAGTTATAATTAATCTGTAAATCAGTATTTTTAAACAAGTAATTAAGAATTCCTGTTGCATCCACTTCTTTTTTTAGTTCAACAACAATACGTAATCCAGTTCGGTCACTTTCATCTCTAACTTCTGAAATACCTTCTAATTTTCTACTCAAACGTAACTCATCCATTTTTTTAACTAAAACAGCTTTATTTACTTCGTAAGGAATTTCTGTGATAACAATTTGCTCACGACCTGCTTTTAAAGGTTCAATTGACGTTTTAGAACGTAAAATCACTTTTCCTTTTCCAGTTTCGTAAGCTTTTTTCAATTCTTTTTTTCCTTGAAGAATAGCACCTGTTGGAAAATCAGGTCCTGGGATAAACTGCATTAATTTGTCTAAAGATGCATTAGGATTATCAATTAAATAGATAGTTCCATCGATAACTTCAGCTAAATTATGAGTTGGAATTTCTGTTGCATACCCTGCTGAGATACCAGTAGAACCATTAACTAACAGGTTGGGAAATTTAGCTG harbors:
- the parC gene encoding DNA topoisomerase IV subunit A, whose product is MSERQGIQKLTLEEIMGDRFGRYSKYIIQDRALPDIRDGLKPVQRRILFSMNKDGNTFEKAFRKSAKSVGNIMGNYHPHGDSSIYEAMVRMSQDWKLRNPLIEMHGNNGSMDGDPPAAMRYTEARLSELSGELLTDIEKETVDFVWNFDDTEKEPTVLPAKFPNLLVNGSTGISAGYATEIPTHNLAEVIDGTIYLIDNPNASLDKLMQFIPGPDFPTGAILQGKKELKKAYETGKGKVILRSKTSIEPLKAGREQIVITEIPYEVNKAVLVKKMDELRLSRKLEGISEVRDESDRTGLRIVVELKKEVDATGILNYLFKNTDLQINYNFNMVAIHNLRPEQVGLKAILGAYVEHRRDVIKKRSEFELKKAKNRQHIVGGLIKALSILDQVIATIRGSKDKKDAKMNLVKEYAFTEEQAEAIVSLQLYRLTNTDITALEKENKELSELIEKLTLILSNEKELLNVLKTELREVKKQYKSPRLTKLEEEIEEITIETAVLIPQEEVMVSITKEGYIKRSSLRSYSASKDDAIEMKETDSLLFSGQLNTHDHLLIVTNKGNMIYRPVHELTDKKWKDVGEHFSLSITTLEANEKMIGVFPYSEIDENKQFVFVTKEGMIKRTLISDFNVWRTYKSRPTACIKLKTDTDEIVSAELIDGTQNKDILLVTNMAFGLFYDLEEVPVVGAKASGVKAINLKNTDYVVSAVLLNRNEDASITIITQRGSVKKMRVNELSKLGRAKRGLMVLRELKSNPHRVAAAIKNCENQMIDIETTSNNVYRVDFNELPTNDRQSNGSFVIDEKVDGAVESVSVEIIE